The following are from one region of the Syngnathus typhle isolate RoL2023-S1 ecotype Sweden linkage group LG22, RoL_Styp_1.0, whole genome shotgun sequence genome:
- the LOC133146917 gene encoding microtubule-associated protein RP/EB family member 3-like isoform X2: protein MAVNVYSTSMTIENLSRHDMLAWVNDSLQLTYTKIEQLGSGVAYCQFMDMLFPGCILLKKVKFNAKLEHEYIHNFKVLQASFKRMSVDKIIPVERLVKGKFQDNFEFLQWFKKFFDANYDGKEYDPLLLRQGLEGTPPPPNAGPIRTSPTAPKIVPPPQRQINAPAARRNPAVTRNGGDSELLELNQQLLDMKLILGGLEKERDFYFGKLRDIELICQDGGSDINPVLNKILDILYATEEGFAPPDDEDVDEGAQGDQEEF, encoded by the exons ATGGCGGTGAATGTCTACTCGACCTCTATGACCATAGAGAACCTGAGTCGTCATGACATGCTAGCGTGGGTCAACGACTCTTTACAACTCACCTACACTAAGATCGAGCAACTCGGCTCAG GTGTGGCGTACTGTCAGTTCATGGACATGCTGTTTCCAGGGTGCATTTTGttgaaaaaagtcaaattcaATGCCAAACTGGAACATGAATACATCCACAATTTCAAGGTCTTACAGGCTTCATTTAAGAGGATGTCCGTCGATAAG ATAATTCCCGTCGAGAGGCTGGTCAAAGGCAAATTCCAGGACAACTTTGAGTTCCTTCAGTGGTTTAAGAAGTTTTTCGACGCCAACTATGACGGCAAAGAATACGACCCTCTACTGTTACGCCAGGGCCTGGAGGGAACGCCACCGCCGCCCAATGCAG GCCCCATCAGAACATCTCCCACTGCACCCAAGATTGTGCCTCCCCCGCAGAGGCAGATCAATGCACCAGCAGCCCGCAGGAACCCCGCCGTGACCCGCAATGGAGGAGACTCTGAGCTCTTGGAGCTGAACCAGCAG CTACTAGACATGAAGCTGATTTTGGGCGGACTAGAGAAGGAGAGGGACTTCTACTTTGGCAAGCTAAGAGACATTGAATTGATCTGCCAAGATGGAGGTAGTGACATCAACCCGGTTCTCAACAAAATCCTGGATATACTATATGCTACAGAG GAGGGGTTTGCGCCACCAGATGATGAAGATGTTGACGAAGGGGCACAAGGAGACCAGGAGGAGTTCTAA
- the LOC133146334 gene encoding dihydropyrimidinase-related protein 5-like isoform X2: protein MLAASVHCASCPCTHRKQAPRRVGPRKKRRNNRSLTANMGSMRILIKGGKVVNDDFTHEADVYIENGVIQQVGKELMIPGGAKVIDASGKLVLPGGIDTSVHLQQTFMNAAIQDDFYSGTKAALMGGTTMVMALVLPEQHCSLVDAYENCRSLADAKACCDYALHVGVTWWGPKVCNEMETLVREHGVNSFQMFMAYKDMMMLRDSELYQALQTCKDIGAIARVHAENGELVAEGAKEALDLGISGPEGIEVSRPEELESEATHRAVTIANRAHCPIYLVNISSMAAGDMIAAAKMQGKVVHAETTVAHAVLNGMQYYHQDWAHAAAHVIVPPLRLDPNTPGYLMGLLGNDTLSVVASEHRPFSTKQRALGKEDFTKIPHGVPGVQDRMSVIWERGVVTGKMDENRFVAVTSANAAKIYNLYPRKGRIIPGADADVVVWDPDATRTISVGTQVQGGDFNLYEGMRCHGVPLVTISRGRLVCENATFMCAEGSGKFYPQRTFPDFLYKKMVQREKVQAYKGVDRDPYSGDVVKVANAMKKDLGLSPIDGDAGSQVDDHIPKRSSARILAPPGGRSSGIW from the exons ATGCTG GCAGCATCTGTGCACTGTGCCAGCTGTCCTTGCACACACCGCAAGCAAGCACCCAGAAGAGTGGGACCAAGGAAAAAGCGAAGAAATAACCG GAGTTTGACTGCCAACATGGGGTCCATGCGAATTCTCATCAAGGGGGGCAAAGTGGTCAACGATGACTTTACCCACGAAGCGGATGTTTACATTGAGAACGGCGTCATTCAGCAG GTCGGGAAGGAGTTGATGATTCCGGGTGGGGCTAAGGTGATTGACGCGTCCGGAAAGCTGGTGCTGCCCGGGGGAATCGACACCTCCGTGCATCTGCAGCAGACTTTTATGAACGCCGCCATCCAGGATGATTTCTACAGTGGCACCAAG gCGGCTCTGATGGGTGGTACCACAATGGTGATGGCGCTGGTCCTGCCTGAGCAACACTGCTCTCTAGTGGACGCCTACGAGAACTGCCGATCTCTCGCTGACGCAAAGGCGTGCTGCGACTACGCTCTGCATGTCGGCGTGACCTGGTGGGGGCCAAAG GTGTGTAATGAGATGGAGACTCTGGTCAGGGAGCATGGGGTGAACTCCTTCCAGATGTTCATGGCCTACAAGGATATGATGATGCTGAGGGACTCTGAGCTGTACCAGGCATTGCAGACCTGTAAGGATATCGGAGCCATCGCTCGCGTCCACGCCGAAAATGGAGAGCTGGTGGCAGAG GGTGCGAAAGAAGCTCTGGATTTGGGTATCAGTGGACCCGAAGGCATTGAGGTCAGCCGTCCAGAGGAG TTGGAGTCAGAGGCTACACACAGAGCTGTCACAATCGCCAATAGG GCTCACTGCCCTATCTACCTGGTGAATATTTCCAGTATGGCTGCTGGAGATATGATTGCTGCTGCCAAGATGCAGG GTAAGGTGGTCCACGCAGAGACCACAGTCGCTCATGCAGTCTTGAACGGCATGCAGTATTACCACCAAGACTGGGCTCACGCCGCCGCCCACGTCATCGTTCCTCCTCTCCGCCTCGACCCCAACACCCCCGGCTACCTCATGGGACTGTTGGGCAA TGACACTCTGAGCGTCGTGGCATCAGAGCACCGTCCTTTTAGCACCAAGCAGAGGGCCTTGGGCAAGGAGGACTTCACCAAGATTCCTCATGGAGTGCCTGGAGTCCAGGACAGGATGAGCGTCATCTGGGAGCGGGGGGTG GTTACAGGAAAGATGGACGAGAATCGTTTTGTGGCTGTGACAAGCGCCAACGCTGCCAAGATTTACAATTTGTATCCACGCAAGGGTCGCATCATCCCCGGAGCAGATGCTGATGTGGTGGTGTGGGATCCTGACGCAACTAG GACAATCTCAGTTGGCACTCAAGTGCAAGGGGGGGACTTCAATTTATACGAGGGCATGCGCTGCCATGGTGTTCCCCTGGTCACCATCAGCCGAGGACGTTTGGTGTGTGAGAACGCCACGTTCATGTGCGCTGAGGGCTCCGGAAAATTCTACCCGCAGCGGACCTTCCCTGACTTCCTGTACAAGAAGATGGTGCAGAGAGAAAAA GTCCAGGCATATAAAGGGGTTGACCGGGATCCCTACTCTGGCGATGTGGTCAAAGTTGCCAACGCTATGAAGAAGGATCTTGGGTTGAGCCCCATTGATGGAGACGCCG GGTCCCAGGTGGATGACCACATCCCCAAGAGGTCCTCCGCTCGGATCCTAGCCCCTCCAGGTGGTCGCTCCAGTGGAATCTGGTAA
- the prkrip1 gene encoding PRKR-interacting protein 1 homolog, which yields MATHEEKSKKTTKPGTKNGQPLVIAKTPAEEQRLKLERLMRNPDKPAAIPDRHKQWNPRAPPEFVRDVMGSSAGAGSGEFHVYRHLRRREYQRQDFLEKMSAKQSKEQAYLNKVEQNQREAEERTAKRRKRREKLKQKKLVAKKAKQEQNDGDATSSPDSSQDEKEKEKQDEEEEKEPEDDAELPSFIMGKK from the coding sequence ATGGCGACGCATGAGGAGAAAAGCAAGAAAACAACGAAGCCAGGTACAAAAAATGGGCAGCCGCTGGTCATTGCCAAAACCCCTGCCGAAGAACAACGCCTTAAGTTGGAGAGGTTGATGCGAAACCCCGATAAACCCGCTGCAATCCCGGACCGACACAAACAATGGAACCCTCGGGCTCCGCCAGAGTTCGTCCGGGACGTGATGGGCTCCAGCGCTGGTGCGGGCAGCGGTGAATTCCACGTGTATCGCCACCTCCGACGCCGAGAGTACCAGAGACAAGACTTTCTGGAAAAGATGTCGGCGAAGCAAAGCAAGGAGCAGGCCTACTTGAACAAAGTGGAACAAAACCAACGGGAAGCCGAAGAGAGGACGGCAAAGCGTAGGAAAAGGCGAGAAAAACTGAAGCAGAAAAAGCTCGTGGCGAAGAAAGCTAAACAAGAACAAAATGACGGAGATGCGACAAGCAGTCCTGATAGCAGTCAAGACGAAAAGGAGAAAGAAAagcaggacgaggaggaggaaaaagagcCTGAAGACGACGCTGAGCTCCCGAGCTTCATCATGGGGAAGAAGTAG
- the LOC133146917 gene encoding microtubule-associated protein RP/EB family member 3-like isoform X1 codes for MAVNVYSTSMTIENLSRHDMLAWVNDSLQLTYTKIEQLGSGVAYCQFMDMLFPGCILLKKVKFNAKLEHEYIHNFKVLQASFKRMSVDKIIPVERLVKGKFQDNFEFLQWFKKFFDANYDGKEYDPLLLRQGLEGTPPPPNAGDPIVHKPKRPARSGPIRTSPTAPKIVPPPQRQINAPAARRNPAVTRNGGDSELLELNQQLLDMKLILGGLEKERDFYFGKLRDIELICQDGGSDINPVLNKILDILYATEEGFAPPDDEDVDEGAQGDQEEF; via the exons ATGGCGGTGAATGTCTACTCGACCTCTATGACCATAGAGAACCTGAGTCGTCATGACATGCTAGCGTGGGTCAACGACTCTTTACAACTCACCTACACTAAGATCGAGCAACTCGGCTCAG GTGTGGCGTACTGTCAGTTCATGGACATGCTGTTTCCAGGGTGCATTTTGttgaaaaaagtcaaattcaATGCCAAACTGGAACATGAATACATCCACAATTTCAAGGTCTTACAGGCTTCATTTAAGAGGATGTCCGTCGATAAG ATAATTCCCGTCGAGAGGCTGGTCAAAGGCAAATTCCAGGACAACTTTGAGTTCCTTCAGTGGTTTAAGAAGTTTTTCGACGCCAACTATGACGGCAAAGAATACGACCCTCTACTGTTACGCCAGGGCCTGGAGGGAACGCCACCGCCGCCCAATGCAG GTGACCCCATTGTCCACAAACCCAAAAGACCTGCTCGCTCAG GCCCCATCAGAACATCTCCCACTGCACCCAAGATTGTGCCTCCCCCGCAGAGGCAGATCAATGCACCAGCAGCCCGCAGGAACCCCGCCGTGACCCGCAATGGAGGAGACTCTGAGCTCTTGGAGCTGAACCAGCAG CTACTAGACATGAAGCTGATTTTGGGCGGACTAGAGAAGGAGAGGGACTTCTACTTTGGCAAGCTAAGAGACATTGAATTGATCTGCCAAGATGGAGGTAGTGACATCAACCCGGTTCTCAACAAAATCCTGGATATACTATATGCTACAGAG GAGGGGTTTGCGCCACCAGATGATGAAGATGTTGACGAAGGGGCACAAGGAGACCAGGAGGAGTTCTAA
- the tmem214 gene encoding transmembrane protein 214: MASSDGAFGKWEVVKKGKKTTPVGGKGSADKKGNPVNRKALGESNLPSRHPSVMSVTLFETFEKITKKQNKEQVPPSQPPKQKSSTMKPSKKLSPKGAHTPATHRTLEEAFKALDLVDLKEQLAKSQSMFPKNPSVWAKDLAGYLNLKLTAPMAEPTLCSYAHDYPYCLSSKELKAVIKDILGSCSDSLTDFFDHCLYTMLRQLERQSGEPLHGYRLCIQAVLQDKPKLATQNLPEYLELLRSVQNHPAKCLTIMWALGQAGFYDLSQGLKVWLGIMLPVLGVKSLSSYAIAYLERLLHLHANLTKGFGIMGPKEFFPLLDFAFMPKNALSPSLQEQLKRLYPRLKVLAFGAKPESTLHTYLPSFLSRATPHCPREMKKELLNSMTECLCVDAQSLGVWRQLYTKHLAQSSLLLNHLLGCWNTLPPKLRKNLEETIQSFKVTNEEMQENNHSQDLNDCNNLCQSLQVKMRGHGFPWSKLLLVLLVFMAAFFVQDVRFHGSYSNSATARRLHSWGVTTVSQQAWSKISVYSKQGFSWLESNTPYYYSETVRAVGPLLEQGLEKTKTAALVISEKSKHVIVWVKENSPLLIEWVKTNTPDSVYDVLAYLKSLLLFLHQKFILPAFMFLIDLLQQAWTNLQKSCNGDVSVSCLRNHALSFTNSTWRLLQHTTSAITTWAQELLTPA; the protein is encoded by the exons ATGGCCTCGAGTGATGGTGCGTTCGGCAAATgggaggtggtgaagaaaggCAAAAAAACTACTCCGGTAGGTGGAAAAGGCTCAGCGGATAAGAAAGGCAACCCAGTGAACAGGAAAGCTCTCGGGGAGTCCAACCTGCCATCCAGAC ATCCCTCAGTGATGTCAGTGACGTTGTTTGAAACCTTTGAGAAGATCACAAAGAAGCAGAACAAGGAGCAAGTTCCGCCTAGTCAGCCTCCAAAACAGAAGTCCTCTACGATGAAACCATCCAAGAAGTTGTCTCCCAAAGGTGCACACACCCCTGCCACTCACAGGACTCTGGAAGAGGCCTTCAAAGCG CTGGATCTCGTCGACTTGAAAGAACAGTTGGCAAAGAGTCAGTCTATGTTTCCCAAAAACCCCTCGGTGTGGGCCAAAGATCTGGCGGGGTACCTCAACCTCAAGCTGACGGCACCAATGGCCGAGCCGACCCTCTGCAGCTACGCTCACG ACTACCCATACTGTCTCTCGAGCAAGGAGCTGAAGGCCGTCATTAAAGACATTCTTGGCAGTTGCAGTGACTCCCTGACTGATTTCTTTGACCACTGTCTTTACACTATGCTCCGACAACTGGAGAGACAGTCAG GTGAGCCACTACACGGATACAGACTTTGCATTCAAGCAGTCCTGCAAGACAAACCCAAGCTGGCAACTCAGAACTTGCCCGAG TATTTGGAGTTGCTGCGGTCGGTGCAGAATCATCCCGCTAAGTGTTTAACCATCATGTGGGCTCTGGGTCAAGCGGGCTTTTATGACCTGAGCCAGGGACTCAAAG tatggcTTGGTATCATGCTTCCTGTCCTGGGGGTCAAGTCGCTCTCCTCGTATGCAATTGCCTATTTGGAGAGGCTACTACA CCTCCATGCAAACTTGACCAAAGGATTTGGCATCATGGGTCCTAAAGAGTTCTTCCCCTTGCTGGATTTTGCTTTCATGCCCAAAAATGCTCTCTCACCAAG TCTCCAGGAGCAGCTGAAGCGCCTTTACCCCCGTCTAAAGGTCTTGGCGTTCGGAGCCAAACCCGAGAGCACCTTGCACACGTACCTGCCGTCATTCCTGTCAAGAGCCACACCGCACTGCCCGCGAGAAATGAAGAAAGAG TTGCTCAACAGCATGacggagtgtttgtgtgtggatgCTCAGAGTTTAGGGGTGTGGCGGCAGCTCTACACCAAACACTTAGctcagtccag TCTGTTGCTGAACCATTTGTTGGGCTGCTGGAATACTCTACCACCAAAG ctGAGGAAGAATCTTGAAGAAACAATTCAATCTTTCAAAGTGACCAATGAAGAGATGCAAGAAAACAACCACTCTCAAGACCTTAATGACTGCAATAATCTATGTCAG AGTCTCCAGGTGAAGATGCGTGGACACGGCTTCCCCTGGTCAAAGCTACTGTTGGTCCTGTTAGTGTTTATGGCCGCTTTCTTCGTTCAGGACGTCCGATTTCACGGCTCCTACTCTA ATTCAGCCACAGCTCGGCGGCTTCACAGCTGGGGTGTGACAACCGTTTCTCAGCAGGCATGGAGCAAAATCTCAGTCTACTCGAAGCAGGGTTTCAG CTGGCTGGAGTCAAACACGCCTTATTATTACTCCGAGACCGTGCGGGCTGTGGGACCGCTGTTAGAACAAGGCCTGGAGAAAACCAAAACGGCGGCGCTCGTCATCTCTGAAAAAAGCAAACATGTCATCGTGTGGGTCAAAGAAAACAGCCCGCTGCTCATAGAATGG GTGAAGACAAACACGCCTGACAGTGTATACGACGTTTTGGCTTATCTAAAATcactgctcctcttcctccaccaaAAATTCATCTTGCCAGCATTTATGTTCTTAATTGACCTGCTACAACAAGCATGGACCAACCTTCAAAAATCTTGCAA TGGTGACGTATCTGTCTCATGTCTGAGAAATCACGCGTTGTCCTTCACCAATTCAACATGGCGGCTGCTCCAACATACGACCTCGGCCATCACGACGTGGGCTCAGGAGCTGCTGACTCCAGCGTAA
- the glrx5 gene encoding glutaredoxin-related protein 5, mitochondrial, with the protein MNSLIRYTSRCLRFGAAYSLPGQAEGRLWTASQRLLCVASNLPKDLGDMVKKDKVVVFMKGTPEQPMCGFSNAVVQILRMHGVDDYAAYNVLADEQLREGIKAFSNWPTIPQVYFNGEFVGGCDILLQMHQNGDLVEELKKLGFQSALLDAEKDSK; encoded by the exons ATGAATAGCTTAATAAGGTATACTTCTCGGTGTCTGCGGTTCGGAGCAGCGTACTCTCTACCCGGACAAGCCGAAGGACGCCTGTGGACGGCCTCTCAGCGGCTCTTGTGCGTGGCGTCGAACCTCCCGAAAGACCTTGGCGACATGGTGAAGAAGGACAAGGTGGTGGTTTTTATGAAGGGGACCCCGGAACAGCCTATGTGCGGTTTTAGTAACGCCGTGGTCCAGATTCTGCGGATGCACGGAGTGGACGACTACGCTGCGTACAATGTGTTGGCGGACGAGCAGCTTAGAGAAG GAATCAAAGCGTTCTCCAACTGGCCAACGATCCCTCAGGTCTACTTCAACGGAGAGTTTGTGGGAGGCTGTGACATCCTCCTCCAGATGCACCAGAATGGCGATCTGGTGGAGGAGCTAAAGAAGTTGGGGTTCCAGTCTGCACTACTGGATGCTGAGAAAGACTCCAAgtag
- the LOC133146334 gene encoding dihydropyrimidinase-related protein 5-like isoform X3, which translates to MGSMRILIKGGKVVNDDFTHEADVYIENGVIQQVGKELMIPGGAKVIDASGKLVLPGGIDTSVHLQQTFMNAAIQDDFYSGTKAALMGGTTMVMALVLPEQHCSLVDAYENCRSLADAKACCDYALHVGVTWWGPKVCNEMETLVREHGVNSFQMFMAYKDMMMLRDSELYQALQTCKDIGAIARVHAENGELVAEGAKEALDLGISGPEGIEVSRPEELESEATHRAVTIANRAHCPIYLVNISSMAAGDMIAAAKMQGKVVHAETTVAHAVLNGMQYYHQDWAHAAAHVIVPPLRLDPNTPGYLMGLLGNDTLSVVASEHRPFSTKQRALGKEDFTKIPHGVPGVQDRMSVIWERGVVTGKMDENRFVAVTSANAAKIYNLYPRKGRIIPGADADVVVWDPDATRTISVGTQVQGGDFNLYEGMRCHGVPLVTISRGRLVCENATFMCAEGSGKFYPQRTFPDFLYKKMVQREKVQAYKGVDRDPYSGDVVKVANAMKKDLGLSPIDGDAGNKSVVRVQQGVRDLHESSFSLSGSQVDDHIPKRSSARILAPPGGRSSGIW; encoded by the exons ATGGGGTCCATGCGAATTCTCATCAAGGGGGGCAAAGTGGTCAACGATGACTTTACCCACGAAGCGGATGTTTACATTGAGAACGGCGTCATTCAGCAG GTCGGGAAGGAGTTGATGATTCCGGGTGGGGCTAAGGTGATTGACGCGTCCGGAAAGCTGGTGCTGCCCGGGGGAATCGACACCTCCGTGCATCTGCAGCAGACTTTTATGAACGCCGCCATCCAGGATGATTTCTACAGTGGCACCAAG gCGGCTCTGATGGGTGGTACCACAATGGTGATGGCGCTGGTCCTGCCTGAGCAACACTGCTCTCTAGTGGACGCCTACGAGAACTGCCGATCTCTCGCTGACGCAAAGGCGTGCTGCGACTACGCTCTGCATGTCGGCGTGACCTGGTGGGGGCCAAAG GTGTGTAATGAGATGGAGACTCTGGTCAGGGAGCATGGGGTGAACTCCTTCCAGATGTTCATGGCCTACAAGGATATGATGATGCTGAGGGACTCTGAGCTGTACCAGGCATTGCAGACCTGTAAGGATATCGGAGCCATCGCTCGCGTCCACGCCGAAAATGGAGAGCTGGTGGCAGAG GGTGCGAAAGAAGCTCTGGATTTGGGTATCAGTGGACCCGAAGGCATTGAGGTCAGCCGTCCAGAGGAG TTGGAGTCAGAGGCTACACACAGAGCTGTCACAATCGCCAATAGG GCTCACTGCCCTATCTACCTGGTGAATATTTCCAGTATGGCTGCTGGAGATATGATTGCTGCTGCCAAGATGCAGG GTAAGGTGGTCCACGCAGAGACCACAGTCGCTCATGCAGTCTTGAACGGCATGCAGTATTACCACCAAGACTGGGCTCACGCCGCCGCCCACGTCATCGTTCCTCCTCTCCGCCTCGACCCCAACACCCCCGGCTACCTCATGGGACTGTTGGGCAA TGACACTCTGAGCGTCGTGGCATCAGAGCACCGTCCTTTTAGCACCAAGCAGAGGGCCTTGGGCAAGGAGGACTTCACCAAGATTCCTCATGGAGTGCCTGGAGTCCAGGACAGGATGAGCGTCATCTGGGAGCGGGGGGTG GTTACAGGAAAGATGGACGAGAATCGTTTTGTGGCTGTGACAAGCGCCAACGCTGCCAAGATTTACAATTTGTATCCACGCAAGGGTCGCATCATCCCCGGAGCAGATGCTGATGTGGTGGTGTGGGATCCTGACGCAACTAG GACAATCTCAGTTGGCACTCAAGTGCAAGGGGGGGACTTCAATTTATACGAGGGCATGCGCTGCCATGGTGTTCCCCTGGTCACCATCAGCCGAGGACGTTTGGTGTGTGAGAACGCCACGTTCATGTGCGCTGAGGGCTCCGGAAAATTCTACCCGCAGCGGACCTTCCCTGACTTCCTGTACAAGAAGATGGTGCAGAGAGAAAAA GTCCAGGCATATAAAGGGGTTGACCGGGATCCCTACTCTGGCGATGTGGTCAAAGTTGCCAACGCTATGAAGAAGGATCTTGGGTTGAGCCCCATTGATGGAGACGCCGGTAATAAAAGCGTGGTGAGGGTGCAACAGGGGGTTCGAGACCTCCATGAGAGCTCTTTTAGCCTCTCgg GGTCCCAGGTGGATGACCACATCCCCAAGAGGTCCTCCGCTCGGATCCTAGCCCCTCCAGGTGGTCGCTCCAGTGGAATCTGGTAA
- the LOC133146334 gene encoding dihydropyrimidinase-related protein 5-like isoform X1, whose protein sequence is MLAASVHCASCPCTHRKQAPRRVGPRKKRRNNRSLTANMGSMRILIKGGKVVNDDFTHEADVYIENGVIQQVGKELMIPGGAKVIDASGKLVLPGGIDTSVHLQQTFMNAAIQDDFYSGTKAALMGGTTMVMALVLPEQHCSLVDAYENCRSLADAKACCDYALHVGVTWWGPKVCNEMETLVREHGVNSFQMFMAYKDMMMLRDSELYQALQTCKDIGAIARVHAENGELVAEGAKEALDLGISGPEGIEVSRPEELESEATHRAVTIANRAHCPIYLVNISSMAAGDMIAAAKMQGKVVHAETTVAHAVLNGMQYYHQDWAHAAAHVIVPPLRLDPNTPGYLMGLLGNDTLSVVASEHRPFSTKQRALGKEDFTKIPHGVPGVQDRMSVIWERGVVTGKMDENRFVAVTSANAAKIYNLYPRKGRIIPGADADVVVWDPDATRTISVGTQVQGGDFNLYEGMRCHGVPLVTISRGRLVCENATFMCAEGSGKFYPQRTFPDFLYKKMVQREKVQAYKGVDRDPYSGDVVKVANAMKKDLGLSPIDGDAGNKSVVRVQQGVRDLHESSFSLSGSQVDDHIPKRSSARILAPPGGRSSGIW, encoded by the exons ATGCTG GCAGCATCTGTGCACTGTGCCAGCTGTCCTTGCACACACCGCAAGCAAGCACCCAGAAGAGTGGGACCAAGGAAAAAGCGAAGAAATAACCG GAGTTTGACTGCCAACATGGGGTCCATGCGAATTCTCATCAAGGGGGGCAAAGTGGTCAACGATGACTTTACCCACGAAGCGGATGTTTACATTGAGAACGGCGTCATTCAGCAG GTCGGGAAGGAGTTGATGATTCCGGGTGGGGCTAAGGTGATTGACGCGTCCGGAAAGCTGGTGCTGCCCGGGGGAATCGACACCTCCGTGCATCTGCAGCAGACTTTTATGAACGCCGCCATCCAGGATGATTTCTACAGTGGCACCAAG gCGGCTCTGATGGGTGGTACCACAATGGTGATGGCGCTGGTCCTGCCTGAGCAACACTGCTCTCTAGTGGACGCCTACGAGAACTGCCGATCTCTCGCTGACGCAAAGGCGTGCTGCGACTACGCTCTGCATGTCGGCGTGACCTGGTGGGGGCCAAAG GTGTGTAATGAGATGGAGACTCTGGTCAGGGAGCATGGGGTGAACTCCTTCCAGATGTTCATGGCCTACAAGGATATGATGATGCTGAGGGACTCTGAGCTGTACCAGGCATTGCAGACCTGTAAGGATATCGGAGCCATCGCTCGCGTCCACGCCGAAAATGGAGAGCTGGTGGCAGAG GGTGCGAAAGAAGCTCTGGATTTGGGTATCAGTGGACCCGAAGGCATTGAGGTCAGCCGTCCAGAGGAG TTGGAGTCAGAGGCTACACACAGAGCTGTCACAATCGCCAATAGG GCTCACTGCCCTATCTACCTGGTGAATATTTCCAGTATGGCTGCTGGAGATATGATTGCTGCTGCCAAGATGCAGG GTAAGGTGGTCCACGCAGAGACCACAGTCGCTCATGCAGTCTTGAACGGCATGCAGTATTACCACCAAGACTGGGCTCACGCCGCCGCCCACGTCATCGTTCCTCCTCTCCGCCTCGACCCCAACACCCCCGGCTACCTCATGGGACTGTTGGGCAA TGACACTCTGAGCGTCGTGGCATCAGAGCACCGTCCTTTTAGCACCAAGCAGAGGGCCTTGGGCAAGGAGGACTTCACCAAGATTCCTCATGGAGTGCCTGGAGTCCAGGACAGGATGAGCGTCATCTGGGAGCGGGGGGTG GTTACAGGAAAGATGGACGAGAATCGTTTTGTGGCTGTGACAAGCGCCAACGCTGCCAAGATTTACAATTTGTATCCACGCAAGGGTCGCATCATCCCCGGAGCAGATGCTGATGTGGTGGTGTGGGATCCTGACGCAACTAG GACAATCTCAGTTGGCACTCAAGTGCAAGGGGGGGACTTCAATTTATACGAGGGCATGCGCTGCCATGGTGTTCCCCTGGTCACCATCAGCCGAGGACGTTTGGTGTGTGAGAACGCCACGTTCATGTGCGCTGAGGGCTCCGGAAAATTCTACCCGCAGCGGACCTTCCCTGACTTCCTGTACAAGAAGATGGTGCAGAGAGAAAAA GTCCAGGCATATAAAGGGGTTGACCGGGATCCCTACTCTGGCGATGTGGTCAAAGTTGCCAACGCTATGAAGAAGGATCTTGGGTTGAGCCCCATTGATGGAGACGCCGGTAATAAAAGCGTGGTGAGGGTGCAACAGGGGGTTCGAGACCTCCATGAGAGCTCTTTTAGCCTCTCgg GGTCCCAGGTGGATGACCACATCCCCAAGAGGTCCTCCGCTCGGATCCTAGCCCCTCCAGGTGGTCGCTCCAGTGGAATCTGGTAA